A genomic segment from Vibrio panuliri encodes:
- a CDS encoding beta strand repeat-containing protein gives MEGTKHDDLIVGTEQDDAVNSQSGNDEISTLGGDDFVTAGEGSDNIKSGDGADTVLGDVEYGTNEEESQPTSSDDSWGTAATVYEYSPEQGEQISHSLRVDKYIVNQAVQTSTSASGFEQGEEITIEISDEKGAVIATQAATVDENGEIKVDIDIPQAKLPDDGSVVITFIDEENQPISQLDDMSVQVRNIYNDTIDGGAGDDILKGQQGDDTIYGGEGNDFLDGDINDDTLYGGTGDDVLVGGSGDDTLYGGADNDTLLGSDGDDSLYGGDGDDLLMGELGDDYLEGGDGNDTLIGDDGQDTLLGGEGDDKLFGGKGADQLEGNAGADEIHGEEGDDTIAAGAGNDFVLGGQGQDTISGGTGADLLLGGDGDDIVSGDEGHDTLVGELGDDQLIGGEGNDTLYGDAGDDTLLGGQGDDQLFGGEGNDTIDGGDGDDIVHANEGIDNITTGLGDDQVYAGSGDDIIDTGAGNDTVFGETGNNTIDSGSGDDTIYTDSGHDAITTGEGHDTIYAGDGDNTLVTGSGDDLMYAGSGADTITTDSGHDTIFAGDGDNIVDSGTEHDTVYTGSGSDTITLGSGHDKAFAGEGADTIYSGEGNDQVFAGGGDDQLFGQQGNNQLFGEAGDDQLTAGLNASELYGGSGQDTLIGSEESDKLYGGADDDTITANGGDDIIEGNDGDDSISAGDGHDTVFGGQGADHILGEKGNDTLIGDGGDDTLLGGEGDDILVGGQGADMLDGGSGRSEIYGEDGDDTLISADQADLLSGGAGNDTITSGLGDDTVFAGSGDDQVDTGAGNDTVYGESGSNTIQTGLGDDTVYGGTDADTINSGEGSDQVFAGDGADTIDAGEGDDHIDAGDGNDLVMGGKGNDALFGGAGDDEIIGGEGFDFIAGGAGNDTIRDDGQDTILGEQGNDTLYAAQTGSHNIFGGEGDDTLIGSDVADTLYGGADDDTITGGDGDDVLFAGEGTDTIDAGLGDDEVYGEAGRNTVSLGEGQDTLYGGAGSDIARGGLGNDTLYGAAGNDNLSGEQGEDLIDAGEGNDTVSGGEENDLIFGGAGNDTLSGDSGDDELYSGTGNDQLFGGEGQDKLVAEGGTNTLSGGADDDTLLGGSGADTLLGGEGDDYIEDESDNNIVDGGDGKDTIKLSGANNTVSGGLGDDTIESSGAGSSTIDGGDGADLIKVSGDNNQLSGGEGNDTIQVSGSGFNQVDGGAGNDLITAQGGANLISAGTGDDVVTVSGGTNTIEGGEGRDQITTGSGVDVLRGDAGQDTLSAGDGADTLYGGDDNDKLYGGSGDDTLSGDDGDDSIWGQNDHDTLAGGLGNDYLSGGSGNDTLSGNQGNDTLRGDSGDDELWGGEGNDNLGGGGGADKLYGEEGDDTLSGNGGNDMLYGAQGDDKLSGGSGEDYVSGGEGNDTLSGNDNADTLDGGLGNDTLSGDAGDDTLFGQTGDDLLDGGSGVDQLFGGAGNDTLVFDADEISAGEGNMVHFSGGADFDVLLVENDNQSNMIDMSHNAFQELEGVNINSTDTELALALDKIAANNTAGETAGQFVCTGASSIELSGWGWQLTESNIEMSDSLQSIYQASNIDTGSLYGYRFENESGQEVVLWSDLDSNEINFPETNDV, from the coding sequence ATGGAAGGAACAAAACACGACGATCTGATTGTTGGTACAGAACAAGATGACGCAGTAAACAGCCAATCTGGTAATGATGAGATTTCCACGCTTGGCGGAGATGATTTTGTCACGGCTGGCGAAGGCAGTGATAACATCAAGTCTGGCGATGGCGCTGATACTGTTCTGGGTGACGTTGAATACGGTACCAACGAGGAAGAATCCCAACCGACAAGCAGTGATGATTCATGGGGAACTGCCGCCACAGTCTACGAGTACTCTCCTGAGCAAGGCGAGCAAATTAGTCACTCTCTTAGAGTCGACAAGTATATCGTCAATCAAGCTGTGCAAACTTCTACTTCGGCGTCGGGCTTTGAGCAAGGCGAAGAGATAACCATCGAAATTAGTGATGAGAAAGGCGCGGTAATTGCGACGCAAGCTGCAACCGTGGACGAGAACGGTGAAATAAAGGTAGACATTGATATCCCACAAGCCAAGCTCCCCGACGACGGTAGCGTGGTGATTACGTTTATCGATGAGGAGAATCAGCCTATCTCGCAGCTCGACGACATGAGCGTACAGGTTCGTAATATCTATAACGATACCATCGACGGTGGTGCGGGTGACGATATTCTAAAAGGACAACAAGGCGATGACACCATTTACGGTGGGGAAGGAAACGATTTTCTCGATGGCGACATCAACGATGACACACTGTATGGCGGCACTGGCGATGATGTCCTAGTCGGAGGTTCGGGCGATGACACCCTGTATGGTGGCGCCGACAACGATACCCTTCTCGGCTCAGATGGTGATGACTCCCTTTATGGTGGAGACGGTGACGACCTTTTGATGGGTGAGTTAGGCGATGACTACCTTGAAGGTGGCGACGGCAATGACACATTAATCGGTGATGACGGTCAAGACACACTGCTTGGCGGCGAAGGTGACGACAAACTATTTGGTGGTAAAGGCGCTGACCAACTTGAAGGCAATGCGGGGGCAGATGAAATTCATGGTGAGGAAGGCGACGATACTATAGCTGCTGGTGCAGGCAATGACTTTGTACTCGGCGGTCAAGGGCAAGACACGATTTCCGGTGGAACTGGCGCAGATTTACTTCTTGGTGGCGACGGTGATGACATCGTTAGTGGTGACGAAGGCCATGACACATTAGTCGGCGAGTTAGGCGACGACCAACTCATTGGTGGTGAAGGCAACGATACCCTTTACGGTGACGCAGGAGACGACACCCTACTCGGTGGTCAAGGTGATGACCAACTATTCGGTGGCGAGGGTAATGACACCATTGATGGCGGTGATGGTGACGATATTGTGCATGCCAATGAAGGCATTGATAACATCACCACCGGTTTAGGTGATGACCAAGTCTATGCAGGCAGCGGCGACGATATCATCGACACTGGTGCGGGCAACGATACCGTATTTGGCGAGACGGGTAACAACACCATCGATTCCGGCAGTGGTGACGACACCATTTACACGGATTCTGGGCACGACGCGATCACCACTGGTGAAGGTCACGACACCATCTACGCGGGCGATGGTGACAACACACTCGTGACAGGCTCAGGTGATGACTTAATGTACGCAGGCAGCGGTGCTGACACCATTACCACCGACTCTGGTCACGATACGATTTTTGCTGGCGACGGTGACAATATCGTAGATTCAGGCACCGAGCATGACACCGTCTACACGGGTAGCGGGAGCGATACTATCACGCTTGGCAGCGGTCACGACAAAGCATTTGCTGGTGAGGGAGCCGACACAATTTACTCCGGAGAAGGCAACGACCAAGTCTTTGCTGGCGGTGGCGATGACCAACTATTCGGTCAACAAGGCAACAACCAATTGTTTGGCGAAGCCGGAGACGACCAACTCACTGCTGGGCTTAATGCCAGTGAACTCTATGGAGGCTCAGGACAAGATACTCTAATCGGCTCAGAGGAAAGTGACAAACTGTATGGCGGTGCCGATGATGACACCATCACAGCAAATGGTGGCGATGACATTATCGAAGGTAACGACGGTGATGATTCGATTTCTGCAGGTGATGGACATGATACGGTATTTGGCGGTCAAGGCGCCGACCATATTTTGGGTGAGAAAGGTAACGACACCCTAATCGGCGATGGTGGTGACGACACCCTGCTTGGTGGTGAAGGTGACGATATTCTCGTCGGTGGTCAAGGCGCTGATATGCTTGATGGCGGCTCAGGTCGCAGTGAAATTTACGGTGAAGATGGTGATGACACACTGATCAGTGCCGACCAAGCAGACTTGCTTTCTGGCGGTGCGGGTAATGACACCATCACCTCTGGTCTTGGTGATGACACCGTGTTTGCGGGTAGCGGCGATGACCAAGTGGATACTGGAGCAGGCAACGATACTGTTTATGGTGAGTCCGGCAGCAATACGATCCAAACAGGACTGGGTGATGACACTGTCTATGGTGGTACCGATGCCGATACTATCAACAGTGGTGAAGGTAGTGACCAAGTGTTCGCTGGAGATGGCGCTGACACCATTGACGCAGGTGAAGGCGACGACCATATCGACGCAGGCGATGGCAATGACCTTGTGATGGGCGGTAAAGGCAATGACGCTCTATTTGGCGGGGCTGGCGACGATGAAATTATTGGTGGCGAAGGTTTCGACTTTATTGCTGGCGGAGCGGGCAACGATACCATTCGTGATGACGGCCAAGACACCATACTAGGTGAACAAGGGAACGACACGCTCTACGCAGCACAGACAGGCAGCCACAATATCTTTGGTGGCGAAGGCGACGACACGTTAATCGGTAGTGATGTGGCTGACACGCTTTATGGCGGAGCTGACGATGACACCATTACTGGTGGTGATGGCGATGATGTGCTGTTTGCTGGAGAAGGCACCGATACTATCGATGCGGGTTTAGGCGATGACGAGGTATACGGTGAAGCTGGACGTAACACAGTGAGCCTTGGCGAGGGACAAGACACTCTCTATGGCGGTGCTGGTAGCGATATTGCTCGTGGCGGATTAGGCAATGATACATTGTATGGAGCCGCTGGAAACGACAACCTAAGTGGCGAGCAAGGAGAGGATTTGATCGATGCGGGAGAAGGTAATGATACCGTCTCTGGTGGTGAAGAGAACGACCTCATCTTTGGCGGTGCTGGTAACGATACTTTGTCCGGTGATTCGGGTGACGATGAACTCTACTCAGGCACAGGTAATGATCAACTGTTTGGTGGTGAAGGTCAGGACAAGCTGGTTGCTGAAGGAGGAACCAACACCCTGTCAGGCGGTGCAGACGATGACACATTGCTTGGTGGTAGTGGCGCAGACACTCTTCTTGGCGGTGAGGGGGATGATTACATCGAAGATGAGTCAGATAACAATATCGTTGATGGCGGTGACGGCAAAGATACTATCAAGCTATCGGGCGCAAACAATACTGTATCCGGTGGATTAGGCGACGATACCATCGAATCAAGCGGAGCGGGTTCTAGCACCATTGACGGTGGTGACGGCGCGGATCTTATCAAAGTCTCTGGCGATAACAACCAACTGTCTGGTGGAGAAGGCAACGACACCATTCAAGTTTCAGGCAGTGGTTTCAACCAAGTTGATGGTGGCGCTGGTAACGATTTGATTACCGCACAAGGCGGCGCCAATCTTATCTCTGCTGGCACAGGTGATGATGTGGTGACCGTATCAGGCGGAACCAACACAATCGAAGGTGGCGAAGGTCGTGACCAAATCACTACAGGCAGCGGCGTTGATGTTCTTCGCGGCGATGCAGGTCAAGATACCTTGAGCGCAGGTGACGGAGCCGACACTCTCTACGGTGGTGACGACAATGACAAATTGTATGGTGGTTCCGGTGACGACACGCTCAGCGGTGATGATGGTGATGACTCTATTTGGGGGCAAAACGATCACGACACATTGGCTGGCGGTCTTGGCAACGATTACCTCTCTGGTGGCTCTGGCAACGATACACTTAGCGGTAACCAAGGCAACGACACGCTACGTGGTGATTCTGGCGATGATGAGCTTTGGGGCGGCGAAGGAAATGACAATCTAGGCGGCGGTGGCGGCGCTGACAAACTTTACGGCGAGGAAGGCGATGATACCCTTTCCGGTAATGGAGGCAATGATATGCTGTACGGAGCACAAGGCGATGACAAACTTTCTGGTGGCTCAGGAGAGGACTACGTTTCTGGTGGCGAAGGTAACGACACCTTAAGCGGCAATGACAACGCCGACACGCTTGATGGCGGTCTGGGTAATGATACGCTTTCTGGCGATGCTGGTGACGATACGCTCTTTGGTCAAACGGGTGATGATCTTCTTGATGGTGGTAGTGGCGTCGACCAACTATTCGGTGGCGCAGGTAATGACACATTAGTGTTTGATGCCGACGAGATTTCCGCAGGCGAAGGTAATATGGTTCATTTCAGTGGCGGAGCGGATTTCGATGTTCTGCTGGTTGAGAATGACAACCAAAGCAACATGATTGATATGAGCCACAACGCTTTTCAAGAACTGGAAGGGGTTAACATCAATTCAACTGATACCGAACTGGCACTCGCATTAGACAAGATTGCCGCGAACAATACCGCTGGCGAAACCGCGGGTCAGTTTGTTTGTACCGGCGCAAGCAGCATTGAGTTGAGCGGTTGGGGTTGGCAGTTAACCGAAAGCAATATTGAAATGAGTGACTCACTGCAAAGCATCTATCAAGCGAGCAATATCGACACTGGTTCTCTGTATGGTTACCGTTTCGAAAACGAATCCGGGCAAGAGGTGGTTCTTTGGAGCGACCTCGATAGCAATGAAATCAACTTCCCAGAAACTAACGATGTGTAG